The proteins below are encoded in one region of Odocoileus virginianus isolate 20LAN1187 ecotype Illinois chromosome 18, Ovbor_1.2, whole genome shotgun sequence:
- the LOC110127105 gene encoding LOW QUALITY PROTEIN: disintegrin and metalloproteinase domain-containing protein 20-like (The sequence of the model RefSeq protein was modified relative to this genomic sequence to represent the inferred CDS: deleted 1 base in 1 codon): protein MSKYDGSVIGVGEFLMYMKVTLLLLRLKVFLFLPGWPQVGHSQRLGPPEVVIPLRVTPTGRGMKLQGWFSYKLYFGGQRHVIHIKVKKNFLSKNLPVFTYTDKGALLEDQPFVQDDCYYRGYVEGDPESLVSLNNCFGGFQGMLQTNDIVYEIEPKRFSTAFEHLIYKLDDEETKFSYIRCGLTDEEIAGQLKFQESINPTLMQSAYTGWWTHKYFLEVGVVVDHSRYLYHESNDTLVHKEVFLVLNGVSDLMKALDLEVLFKGMEIWTKESLIAVENIGSALGNFCKWKQKGFQKRVPHDVAHIFVKKNYGITLGLAYVGAVCLLPYSCGVETLPADNTFLSSYIVTHEMGHNLGMAHDDPKICKCGTAKCILFPYVASTTKFSNCSFGSYWNLGKKRQCLFTSPDPQAIIRETRCGNSVLEEGEECDCGSLKMCKSNPCCQLNCTLTVGVNCAFGLCCLNCLFRPSGTICRKVENECDLPEWCNGTSYQCPEDVYMQDGTSCTGGGYCYEKRCNDRNEQCREIFGKEAKNANVSCYRAMNTRGDRFGNCGITATSYIKCSMSDSLCGRIQCENVKEIPLMKDHTTLHWTKFNNDTCWGTDYHLGIRTPDIGDVKDGTKCGPTDICVRRRCVSFSTVPRSCSPQLCSLRGVCNNRQHCHCNSEWDPPNCQKKGRGGSVDSGPPPAPKTEEKVEKRSPLPYLLIPFLFPLLCLLLFLLLFMKPKKKDAKAEEPVPPKN, encoded by the exons ATGTCTAAATATGATGGCTCCGTGATAGGTGTT GGTGAGTTCCTGATGTACATGAAGGTTACTCTCCTGCTTCTCCGGCTGAAAGTattcctcttccttcctggatGGCCCCAGGTTGGGCACTCCCAAAGACTTGGCCCCCCAGAAGTGGTGATTCCCCTGAGGGTAACACCCACTGGCAGAGGCATGAAGCTTCAAGGCTGGTTCTCTTACAAACTGTATTTTGGGGGCCAGAGACATGTTATTCATATAAAGGTCAAGAAGAATTTTTTGTCCAAAAACCTCCCAGTGTTCACCTACACAGACAAGGGTGCTCTCCTGGAAGACCAACCTTTTGTCCAGGATGACTGTTATTACCGTGGTTATGTGGAGGGGGACCCAGAGTCTCTGGTTTCCCTCAATAACTGCTTCGGGGGCTTTCAAGGCATGTTACAGACAAATGACATTGTTTATGAAATTGAACCCAAAAGGTTTTCTACTGCATTTGAGCATCTAATATATAAGCTAGACGATGAGGAGACAAAATTTTCATACATTAGATGTGggttaacagatgaagaaatagcaGGACAATTGAAGTTTCAAGAAAGCATTAATCCCACTTTGATGCAAAGTGCATATACAGGCTGGTGGACCCACAAGTATTTTCTTGAAGTTGGAGTGGTCGTAGATCACTCTCGATATCTTTATCATGAAAGTAATGATACGCTTGTGCACAAAGAAGTGTTCCTTGTTTTAAATGGAGTAAGTGACCTTATGAAAGCACTGGATCTTGAGGTACTTTTCAAGGGAATGGAGATATGGACTAAAGAAAGCCTTATTGCAGTAGAAAATATTGGAAGTGCCTTGGGTAACTTTTGCAAATGGAAGCAAAAGGGCTTCCAGAAACGTGTGCCCCATGATGTGGcacatatttttgtaaaaaagaatTATGGTATCACTCTTGGCTTAGCTTATGTTGGAGCAGTGTGTTTACTTCCTTATAGCTGTGGAGTTGAGACTCTCCCAGCTGATAACACTTTTCTTTCATCATATATTGTGACTCATGAGATGGGTCATAATTTGGGTATGGCGCATGATGATCCCAAAATATGTAAATGTGGAACAGCAAAGTGCATATTATTTCCATATGTAGCATCAACAACTAAATTCAGCAACTGTAGCTTTGGTTCTTATTGGAACCTTGGTAAAAAAAGACAGTGTTTGTTCACATCACCAGATCCACAGGCAATCATCAGGGAGACACGCTGTGGGAACAGTGTGCTTGAAGAAGGAGAAGAGTGTGACTGTGGATCCTTAAAGATGTGTAAGTCTAATCCCTGTTGTCAGTTAAACTGCACTCTAACCGTTGGTGTCAACTGTGCTTTTGGGCTTTGTTGCCTTAACTGCCTCTTCAGGCCATCAGGCACCATATGTAGGAAAGTAGAAAATGAATGTGATCTTCCAGAGTGGTGCAATGGGACATCCTATCAGTGTCCAGAAGATGTGTACATGCAGGATGGGACCTCCTGCACAGGCGGTGGTTACTGCTATGAAAAGAGATGCAATGACCGCAATGAACAGTGTAGGGAGATCTTTGGCAAAGAGGCCAAGAATGCAAACGTGAGCTGCTACAGGGCAATGAATACCCGAGGGGACCGTTTTGGTAACTGTGGTATCACAGCCACCTCATACATAAAATGCAGCATGTCAGACAGCCTGTGTGGGAGGATTCAGTGTGAGAATGTGAAAGAAATTCCCCTAATGAAAGATCATACTACTCTGCATTGGACTAAGTTCAATAATGACACTTGCTGGGGTACGGACTACCACCTCGGGATAAGAACACCTGATATTGGCGACGTGAAAGATGGTACAAAGTGTGGGCCCACAGACATCTGCGTCAGAAGGAGGTGTGTCTCTTTTTCCACTGTTCCACGTTCCTGCTCACCGCAGCTCTGCTCTTTGAGGGGGGTCTGCAACAACAGACAGCACTGCCACTGCAACTCCGAGTGGGACCCCCCCAACTGCCAGAAGAAAGGTAGAGGGGGCAGTGTGGACAGcggcccgccccctgcccccaagaCAGAAGAGAAGGTGGAAAAGAGGAGTCCGCTGCCATATTTGCTGATTCCTTTTTTGTTTCCACTACTATGtctgttgcttttccttttgcttttcatgaaaccaaaaaaaaaagatgctaaagCAGAGGAACCTGTTCCAcctaaaaactga